A single region of the Acidobacteriota bacterium genome encodes:
- a CDS encoding Rieske (2Fe-2S) protein — protein sequence MKRHLICSVDSLPPGSRRVVKIGVRSIGVFNVDGRFYALRNSCPHQGGPICLGHLTGFATSPTPGEFEYLRKGEILRCPWHGWEFDVKTGQSWFDPARLRVATYPARVESGATLAADHCGSESDPGMSGLCREPYTLETYPVAVEADYVVVEVPGSS from the coding sequence GTGAAGCGACACCTGATCTGCAGCGTCGACTCTCTGCCCCCCGGTTCCCGCAGAGTAGTGAAGATCGGCGTCCGGTCCATCGGCGTCTTCAACGTGGACGGCCGTTTCTACGCCCTTCGCAACAGTTGTCCCCATCAGGGCGGCCCGATCTGCCTGGGACACCTGACGGGGTTCGCCACGTCGCCGACTCCCGGCGAGTTCGAGTACCTGCGGAAAGGGGAGATCCTGCGTTGCCCCTGGCACGGGTGGGAGTTCGACGTCAAGACCGGCCAGTCCTGGTTCGACCCGGCCCGGCTGCGGGTGGCCACCTATCCGGCCCGGGTCGAGAGCGGCGCCACTCTGGCGGCGGACCACTGCGGCTCCGAGTCCGATCCCGGGATGAGCGGCCTCTGCCGGGAACCGTACACGCTGGAGACCTACCCGGTGGCGGTGGAGGCGGACTACGTCGTCGTGGAGGTTCCGGGGAGCTCCTGA
- a CDS encoding type II toxin-antitoxin system VapC family toxin, protein MMIPDVNLLVYAVDETSPFHVKARRWWDRSLSSTAAVGLCYASILGFVRLTTNRRVFKSPLGVRDALDQVESWFDQPNSVLLAPTERHWSILSGLLRSTEVGANLTTDAHIAAYAIEHAGVLYSNDGDFARFEGLRWRNPLAG, encoded by the coding sequence ATGATGATTCCGGACGTCAACCTGCTCGTCTACGCGGTCGACGAGACGAGTCCGTTCCATGTGAAGGCGCGGCGCTGGTGGGATCGGTCGCTCTCATCGACCGCCGCCGTGGGCCTCTGCTACGCAAGCATACTGGGGTTCGTGCGGCTGACGACGAACCGGCGCGTATTCAAATCGCCACTGGGCGTGCGAGACGCGCTCGACCAAGTGGAGAGCTGGTTCGATCAGCCGAACTCCGTGCTGCTGGCACCGACGGAACGTCATTGGTCGATCCTGTCCGGGCTGCTTCGGTCGACGGAGGTGGGAGCCAACCTGACCACGGACGCCCACATCGCCGCGTATGCGATCGAACATGCCGGGGTCCTGTACTCGAACGACGGCGACTTCGCTCGCTTCGAGGGGCTGCGTTGGAGGAACCCGCTGGCAGGATGA
- a CDS encoding antitoxin: MRTTLTIDEDIALRIQDLRRRRGHSLKQVINRLLREGLRSSQQTPHAKPYRTKTRKLGLRPGFDTAGFNQLVDELEAEEYQVRETLLRQ; the protein is encoded by the coding sequence ATGCGTACAACTCTCACCATCGACGAAGACATCGCCCTCCGGATTCAGGACCTGCGGCGGCGCCGCGGACACTCATTGAAGCAGGTCATCAATCGACTGTTGCGCGAAGGACTGCGAAGCAGCCAGCAGACGCCGCACGCCAAACCCTATCGCACGAAGACCCGCAAGCTCGGCCTGAGGCCCGGCTTCGACACCGCCGGGTTCAACCAACTGGTGGACGAACTGGAGGCGGAGGAGTATCAAGTCCGGGAGACCCTGTTGCGCCAATGA